One window of the Marinilactibacillus sp. Marseille-P9653 genome contains the following:
- a CDS encoding PLDc N-terminal domain-containing protein: protein MNTEIPAWLFDYWILLVPVILLQVILMITALVQVLKQELFRFGNKVFWIIVVAAIQIVGPIAYFAFGKED, encoded by the coding sequence ATGAATACTGAAATACCGGCGTGGCTGTTTGATTATTGGATATTATTGGTTCCTGTTATCTTGTTACAAGTTATTTTGATGATCACTGCACTGGTTCAAGTTTTGAAGCAAGAACTGTTTCGCTTTGGAAATAAAGTCTTCTGGATTATTGTGGTAGCAGCGATTCAAATCGTCGGACCGATTGCTTATTTTGCATTTGGGAAGGAGGACTAG
- a CDS encoding ABC transporter ATP-binding protein: MSILTLEKVTKSFGNQKILDGIDLSIPKGSVYGFIGMNGAGKTTTMKLILGLEELTEGEIRINGEVVTFGNTKTNHYTGYLPDVPDFYGFMTAREYLKLCGEITGISKKFLSVKVQEMIQKVGLEDNKKQIKTYSRGMKQRLGAAQALLNEPKLLICDEPTSALDPSGRREFLDLIASLKGDITILFSTHILDDVERICDQVCILHKSKIVADGTLRELKSKYTSPQIEIQVDQESETLLVTILDQLIEEQKVQSYLKEKDAYLLSYTGNYTELVSQLFEQCKTSSIVPALFRKVEPSLERIFLEVTK; the protein is encoded by the coding sequence ATGTCTATTCTAACACTGGAAAAGGTTACAAAATCTTTTGGTAATCAAAAGATACTTGATGGAATTGATTTGTCGATACCAAAAGGAAGTGTTTATGGATTTATTGGAATGAATGGTGCTGGTAAAACAACGACTATGAAATTAATCCTTGGCTTAGAAGAATTGACTGAAGGGGAAATTAGAATAAATGGAGAAGTGGTAACGTTTGGCAATACGAAAACGAACCACTATACTGGTTACCTTCCAGATGTTCCAGATTTTTATGGATTTATGACGGCGAGAGAGTACTTGAAGCTTTGCGGTGAGATTACAGGAATATCTAAGAAGTTTCTCTCAGTGAAGGTACAGGAGATGATCCAAAAGGTAGGACTTGAAGACAATAAAAAACAAATTAAAACGTATTCTAGAGGAATGAAGCAACGCTTAGGGGCTGCACAAGCACTTCTGAATGAGCCGAAATTATTGATATGTGACGAACCAACTTCAGCTTTAGATCCAAGTGGAAGGCGAGAGTTCTTGGATTTGATTGCTTCTTTAAAAGGGGATATCACCATTTTGTTTTCAACGCATATATTAGATGATGTAGAACGCATTTGTGATCAAGTCTGCATTCTACATAAAAGCAAAATCGTTGCGGACGGGACGCTAAGAGAATTGAAGAGCAAATATACAAGTCCTCAAATAGAGATTCAAGTCGATCAAGAATCAGAGACTTTGCTGGTAACAATTTTAGATCAGCTGATAGAAGAGCAAAAAGTTCAGTCCTATCTTAAAGAAAAGGACGCCTATCTTCTTTCGTATACAGGAAACTACACAGAGTTAGTGAGCCAACTATTTGAGCAGTGTAAGACATCGAGTATTGTTCCTGCTTTATTTCGTAAAGTAGAACCTTCACTAGAAAGAATCTTTTTGGAGGTGACCAAATGA